Proteins co-encoded in one Bremerella sp. TYQ1 genomic window:
- a CDS encoding efflux RND transporter periplasmic adaptor subunit, translating into MSKYTSILKLALKSLISLCLVAGGVAAVVFLGQAKTESDQPPPEDIRLVELKAIEPHESGITFDVDGVVVPYREIQLAAEVDGRVIEKSDQLRVGRVVSAGEPIVLIDRRDYDLELERLQEDLDQAEGNIAELDVQIASAEGQIELAEQNLVIQTRSTDRIRSLVSRNATTESSLDDALRAELTAKTSLQTQRDQLALLKTSKSRLENARDRIRSEVAAAQLMLSRTTIKSPIDGVVVEDNVEQDSYLQKGTLICKIRDTSKLEIKCSLQAHEMKWLWESSTGSTETKKRGAYELPPTPVTVQYRIGNEVYVWDGKISRYDGGEIDQQTRMIPCRVQVENPLHVQRITDDGHVDTLDEVPTLMVGMYVQVDVHVNPRSPLVSVPVSAIYPGNRLWVVKDDKLQRREISVAVSDDETALVYAGEGRIQPGEMVVVSPLASPFDGAKVEVVE; encoded by the coding sequence ATGTCGAAGTACACCAGCATTTTAAAGCTGGCTCTCAAGTCGCTCATCTCCCTCTGTCTGGTGGCGGGTGGTGTCGCTGCGGTTGTGTTTCTGGGCCAAGCCAAAACGGAATCGGACCAGCCACCTCCGGAAGACATTCGCTTAGTTGAGCTGAAAGCGATCGAGCCTCACGAGTCCGGCATCACTTTTGACGTCGATGGCGTTGTCGTTCCGTATCGCGAAATCCAGTTGGCTGCCGAAGTCGATGGACGCGTGATCGAAAAATCGGATCAGCTGCGCGTCGGTCGCGTGGTTTCCGCTGGCGAACCGATCGTGCTGATCGACCGCCGAGACTATGACTTGGAACTGGAGCGCCTGCAAGAGGACCTCGATCAAGCGGAAGGGAACATCGCGGAATTGGATGTTCAGATTGCGTCGGCCGAAGGTCAGATCGAGTTGGCTGAACAGAATCTCGTAATTCAAACTCGCTCGACCGATCGAATTCGTAGCCTGGTCAGTCGAAACGCGACCACGGAATCGAGTCTGGATGATGCGCTGCGTGCGGAACTGACGGCGAAGACGTCGCTTCAAACTCAGCGAGACCAGCTGGCGTTGTTAAAGACGTCGAAGAGTCGCCTCGAAAACGCTCGTGATCGGATTCGCTCTGAGGTCGCCGCCGCGCAGTTGATGTTAAGTCGTACGACGATCAAGTCGCCGATCGATGGTGTCGTTGTGGAAGATAACGTCGAACAAGACAGTTACTTGCAAAAGGGAACGTTAATCTGCAAGATCCGCGATACCTCGAAACTCGAGATCAAGTGCAGCCTTCAAGCACACGAAATGAAGTGGCTGTGGGAATCGTCGACAGGTTCGACCGAAACGAAAAAGCGTGGCGCTTACGAACTTCCCCCAACGCCGGTAACGGTGCAGTATCGAATTGGGAACGAAGTGTATGTCTGGGACGGAAAGATTTCTCGCTACGACGGTGGCGAAATCGACCAGCAAACGCGAATGATTCCTTGCCGCGTGCAAGTCGAAAACCCGCTTCATGTGCAGCGGATTACGGACGATGGGCATGTCGATACTTTGGATGAAGTGCCGACGTTGATGGTCGGGATGTACGTGCAAGTCGATGTGCATGTGAATCCACGTTCGCCTTTGGTTTCCGTTCCTGTGTCGGCCATTTATCCCGGAAATCGGTTGTGGGTTGTCAAAGACGACAAGCTACAGCGTCGAGAGATATCAGTGGCGGTTTCTGACGACGAGACGGCACTTGTCTACGCAGGTGAAGGACGTATTCAACCAGGCGAAATGGTCGTTGTGTCACCACTTGCTTCACCATTTGACGGCGCGAAAGTCGAGGTAGTCGAGTAA